The following proteins are co-located in the Manihot esculenta cultivar AM560-2 chromosome 9, M.esculenta_v8, whole genome shotgun sequence genome:
- the LOC110622208 gene encoding pentatricopeptide repeat-containing protein At3g04750, mitochondrial, whose translation MHCYWRGIRFLSTTTRSKRNNWDPTVSLELNHPSLVLLEKSNTRDHFKQILGQMMRSNLIGQTFPMSRLIFFSAISHPENLDMALLLFNHFTPNPNLYIYNTMISALSFATNQSFVVYNSMLSSGIDPDKHTLLNLLHAAKHVLEVKQIHCHAIALGLTTYRYMQNSLIKMYLENGLFWLANQLFEQMLVPDVVSFNIMIDGYAKKGYGLEAVQLLHEMIALGLKSDEFTMLGLLVSCGQLKEARFGKAIHAWIERRKSITSSNLILGNALVDMYIKCQELVLAQRAFSALTEKDIVSWNTIIAGCAKAGKLELARRFFNQMPSRDLVSWNSLIAGYACQGDFTMIRNLFNEMRVENVSPDNVTMISLISAAAEIGALDLGRWAHGWVTRVRIKIDAFLGSALIDMYCKCGSVEKAFLVFREIIEKDVMVWTTMITGFAFHGYGRKALELFSEMQEDVTPNEVTFVSVLAACSHSGLIDQGLKIFNCMKEYGIEPRIEHYGCLVDLLGRSGRLAEAIDVIEMMPVKPSRSIWGSILNACRVQGDMEMGERALSELLKLEPEEEGGYMLLSNIYAANGRWSYSDKIRETMESRGVKKTAGCSSVVIDGVIHDFVAADKWHPRWMEVKFILNCLSSELKLGADVLVESMHPLQETC comes from the coding sequence ATGCACTGTTATTGGCGAGGTATTCGATTTCTTAGTACTACCACAAGGAGTAAGAGGAACAACTGGGATCCTACTGTTTCCCTTGAACTTAATCATCCATCTCTTGTTTTGCTTGAGAAAAGCAATACCAGAGATCATTTCAAACAGATTTTGGGACAGATGATGAGAAGCAATCTGATTGGTCAAACATTTCCCATGAGTAGACTCATTTTTTTCTCAGCAATTTCACACCCTGAGAATTTAGACATGGCCTTACTTCTTTTTAATCATTTTACTCCTAATCCCAACCTTTATATTTACAACACCATGATTTCTGCCCTGTCTTTTGCAACTAATCAATCTTTTGTTGTATATAATTCTATGCTGAGTTCTGGCATTGACCCAGATAAGCACACACTCCTTAATCTACTCCATGCTGCTAAACATGTATTGGAAGTGAAGCAAATACATTGCCATGCCATTGCTCTGGGTTTGACAACCTACAGATATATGCAAAATTCCCTCATTAAGATGTACTTAGAAAATGGATTATTTTGGCTTGCAAATCAGCTATTTGAGCAGATGTTAGTTCCTGATGTTGTTTCCTTCAACATTATGATTGATGGTTATGCCAAAAAAGGATATGGTTTAGAAGCTGTACAACTGCTTCATGAAATGATAGCTTTAGGCCTTAAATCTGATGAGTTTACTATGTTAGGTCTGCTTGTTTCTTGTGGGCAATTGAAAGAGGCACGATTTGGGAAGGCTATTCATGCATGGATAGAAAGAAGGAAGTCCATTACTTCATCAAATTTGATATTGGGTAATGCTCTTGTGGATATGTATATCAAGTGCCAAGAGTTGGTTCTTGCCCAGAGGGCATTTTCTGCATTGACAGAAAAGGATATTGTTTCATGGAACACCATAATTGCAGGATGTGCCAAGGCAGGTAAATTGGAGCTTGCACGTAGATTTTTTAATCAAATGCCTAGCAGGGATCTTGTGTCTTGGAATTCTTTAATCGCTGGATATGCCTGTCAAGGTGATTTTACAATGATAAGAAACTTGTTCAATGAAATGCGGGTGGAAAATGTTTCACCTGACAATGTCACTATGATTAGCTTGATCTCTGCTGCTGCAGAAATTGGAGCTCTGGATCTTGGGAGGTGGGCACATGGCTGGGTAACTAGAGTACGCATTAAAATAGATGCGTTTTTGGGTTCAGCATTGATTGACATGTATTGCAAGTGTGGAAGTGTTGAAAAGGCTTTCTTGGTTTTCAGGGAAATTATTGAAAAGGATGTCATGGTATGGACAACAATGATCACAGGATTTGCTTTTCATGGCTATGGAAGGAAAGCACTGGAGCTGTtttctgaaatgcaagaagatGTAACGCCAAATGAGGTGACTTTTGTGTCTGTTCTTGCAGCTTGTAGTCACAGCGGACTTATAGACCAAGGGCTTAAGATATTCAATTGTATGAAAGAGTATGGTATTGAACCAAGAATTGAGCACTATGGATGTTTGGTGGATCTTTTAGGGCGATCAGGTAGGTTGGCTGAGGCTATAGATGTCATTGAAATGATGCCCGTGAAACCGAGTCGATCTATCTGGGGGTCAATACTAAATGCTTGTCGAGTTCAGGGAGACATGGAAATGGGTGAGAGAGCTTTGTCAGAGTTGCTAAAATTAGAACCTGAGGAAGAGGGTGGGTACATGTTGCTATCTAACATATATGCTGCTAATGGAAGGTGGAGTTATTCTGACAAGATCAGAGAGACCATGGAAAGCAGAGGGGTGAAGAAGACCGCTGGTTGCAGTAGTGTGGTTATTGATGGAGTTATTCACGATTTTGTGGCTGCGGATAAGTGGCACCCAAGATGGATGGAGGTAAAGTTCATTTTGAATTGTTTGTCAAGTGAACTTAAGTTAGGGGCTGATGTGCTAGTGGAATCTATGCATCCATTACAGGAAACATGTTGA